One window from the genome of Marinilabiliales bacterium encodes:
- a CDS encoding DUF4922 domain-containing protein: MEKSGNDRITGMDDFFRCQLNQWPLAKKNYDDLDRVLIRDVAMPGNSLVRVQFNPARMRSSAARVDKKSISERPCFLCAGNLPPEQKKIMFGDSYMVLVNPFPIFRRHLTIALTGHKDQLIRGRFVDMLTLARALEDYTLFYNGPRCGASAPDHFHFQAGIRGFMPVEKEARTLPRKRIKKEGAVVIDALEGCHRKTLVMEGDSPGELDRWFTKIYDILQDMQPGENEPMLNILAGYYGGIWRVVVFPRERHRPWQFEAEGEKQILLSPASVDFGGVWITPRQEDYEKIDQAVISDIFSQVSLGEAAWAQLPERLG, from the coding sequence ATGGAGAAGAGCGGGAATGACAGGATAACCGGCATGGATGATTTTTTCAGGTGTCAGCTGAATCAGTGGCCGCTGGCGAAAAAGAACTATGATGACCTTGACCGGGTTTTGATCAGGGATGTTGCGATGCCAGGCAACTCTCTTGTAAGGGTGCAGTTCAACCCTGCCAGGATGCGCTCATCTGCAGCCAGGGTGGATAAAAAAAGCATCAGCGAAAGGCCGTGTTTCCTGTGTGCCGGCAACCTGCCCCCGGAGCAGAAAAAGATAATGTTCGGAGACTCCTACATGGTGCTTGTCAATCCTTTCCCGATATTCAGGCGCCACCTTACCATTGCGCTGACCGGTCATAAGGACCAGCTCATCAGGGGCAGGTTCGTCGATATGCTCACGCTTGCCCGGGCACTTGAGGATTACACCCTCTTCTATAACGGACCGCGCTGCGGTGCCAGCGCGCCCGACCATTTCCACTTCCAGGCGGGAATCAGGGGATTCATGCCGGTAGAAAAGGAGGCGCGTACGCTTCCGCGGAAGCGTATAAAAAAAGAGGGTGCGGTTGTTATAGATGCCCTGGAGGGGTGTCACAGGAAGACCCTCGTTATGGAGGGAGATTCACCCGGAGAGCTTGATCGCTGGTTTACAAAAATATATGATATATTGCAGGATATGCAGCCCGGAGAGAATGAACCTATGCTGAATATCCTGGCGGGTTATTACGGGGGGATATGGAGGGTTGTTGTGTTCCCCCGGGAGAGACACAGGCCATGGCAGTTCGAAGCGGAGGGTGAAAAGCAGATACTGCTCAGTCCGGCCTCTGTCGATTTCGGCGGGGTATGGATAACACCCAGGCAGGAAGATTATGAAAAGATCGACCAGGCTGTGATCAGTGATATTTTCAGCCAGGTAAGCCTCGGGGAGGCTGCGTGGGCACAACTGCCTGAACGGCTGGGGTAA
- a CDS encoding glycosyltransferase family 2 protein, which produces MEQRITCFLQAGHTGNLLETLRQLELSGVTKRSFIFGKADDVQSSLPESAEMLDILSMLSTAAVKKMASLADTDYVLIYTKSLPLKLGEHALRRMIQVADDTGAGMVYSDYFEVKEGEVRPCPVIDYQQGSLRDDFNFGSVMLYRTAALKRAVAKIPDEYQFAGIYYLRLRVSEKQRLFRIPEYLYTEMETDTRKSGQKMFDYVDPRNRQMQIEMERACTGHLKSIGGWLKPEFKDADLAKGSFPVEASVIIPVRNRVKTIADAVKSVLNQKTGFPFNLIVVDNHSSDGTTELLKEFAASDNRLIHVVPVRNDLGIGGCWNEGAFHEQCGRFAIQLDSDDLYIDENVVQRIVDEFYAQQCVMIVGSYRMVNFGLEEIPPGLIDHREWTPGNGRNNALRINGLGAPRAFFTPVLREIRLPNVSYGEDYALGLAISRHYQIGRIYDPLYLCRRWEENTDASLDVQKLNAHNTYKDRIRTIELLARIALNRNESAS; this is translated from the coding sequence ATGGAACAACGGATTACATGTTTCCTCCAGGCCGGTCATACCGGCAACCTGCTTGAAACACTAAGGCAACTTGAACTATCAGGCGTGACAAAGCGGTCGTTTATATTCGGAAAAGCCGATGATGTGCAGTCCTCTCTTCCAGAATCGGCCGAAATGCTTGATATCCTTTCAATGCTTTCAACGGCAGCTGTTAAGAAGATGGCCTCCCTGGCCGATACCGACTATGTGCTCATATATACAAAATCCCTTCCGCTTAAGCTGGGAGAGCATGCCCTGCGTCGCATGATTCAGGTAGCCGATGACACGGGTGCAGGAATGGTGTACTCTGACTATTTCGAGGTGAAGGAGGGTGAGGTAAGGCCATGCCCGGTTATCGATTACCAGCAGGGCAGCCTTCGTGATGATTTCAACTTCGGGTCGGTCATGCTCTACCGCACCGCGGCACTCAAAAGGGCTGTTGCAAAAATCCCCGACGAATACCAGTTCGCAGGCATTTACTACCTGCGGCTGAGGGTTTCAGAGAAGCAGCGCCTTTTCAGGATACCCGAGTACCTTTATACCGAGATGGAGACCGACACCCGGAAGTCGGGACAGAAGATGTTCGACTACGTCGATCCGCGCAACAGGCAGATGCAGATCGAAATGGAGCGGGCATGCACCGGGCATCTCAAATCCATTGGAGGATGGCTGAAGCCGGAATTCAAGGATGCAGACCTTGCAAAGGGCTCCTTTCCCGTTGAGGCATCGGTAATCATACCTGTCAGGAACAGGGTTAAAACCATTGCCGACGCTGTCAAATCGGTCCTTAACCAGAAAACCGGCTTCCCTTTCAACCTGATAGTGGTGGACAACCATTCGTCAGACGGCACGACTGAGCTGCTAAAAGAGTTTGCAGCTTCTGACAACCGTTTGATACATGTGGTGCCGGTAAGGAATGATCTTGGAATAGGAGGCTGCTGGAACGAAGGGGCCTTCCATGAGCAGTGCGGAAGGTTCGCGATTCAGCTTGACAGCGATGACCTGTATATTGACGAAAATGTTGTTCAGAGGATCGTTGATGAGTTCTATGCCCAGCAGTGTGTCATGATAGTGGGCAGTTACAGGATGGTCAACTTCGGACTTGAGGAGATACCTCCCGGACTTATTGACCACCGGGAGTGGACACCCGGCAACGGGAGGAACAATGCCTTGAGGATTAACGGGCTTGGGGCTCCCAGGGCTTTCTTCACCCCGGTGCTGAGGGAGATAAGGCTCCCGAATGTGAGTTACGGGGAGGATTATGCCCTTGGACTGGCAATTTCGAGGCATTACCAGATAGGCAGGATCTATGACCCGTTGTACCTGTGCCGGAGGTGGGAAGAGAATACTGATGCATCGCTCGACGTACAGAAGCTGAATGCCCATAACACCTACAAGGACAGGATAAGGACCATTGAGCTGCTCGCAAGGATCGCCCTGAACAGGAATGAGTCCGCCAGCTAA
- a CDS encoding ATPase, which yields MILVADSGSTKTTWCITVETDTEEMCCTTAGINPFLQSPGEISQTLEAEFTLQRGPYSAIFFYGAGCANPQKNEEVRRPLDQFFQADAIHVDSDLMAAARSLCGSRPGIAAIMGTGSNSCYYDGSRIARHVSPLGYILGDEGSGTVLGRKLLSDVLKNQLPEQVREAFYKKYRLGPAEILENVYRKPFPNRFMARFTHFLAEHKEDPAVYRLIIESFTEFFNRNIRQYPEAETMAVNVTGSIGWHFRDILARAAGEAGFSTGIITREPMEGLLDYHKGNKT from the coding sequence ATGATTCTGGTAGCAGACAGCGGATCGACAAAAACAACATGGTGCATAACCGTCGAAACAGATACCGAAGAGATGTGTTGCACAACGGCAGGGATCAACCCCTTCCTGCAAAGTCCGGGTGAGATATCACAAACCCTTGAAGCTGAATTCACACTGCAGCGTGGACCCTACAGTGCGATATTCTTTTACGGTGCGGGATGTGCCAATCCGCAAAAGAACGAAGAGGTCAGAAGGCCTCTCGACCAGTTCTTTCAGGCAGACGCCATCCATGTCGACTCGGACCTTATGGCGGCTGCACGCTCACTTTGCGGCAGCCGGCCGGGTATAGCGGCCATAATGGGCACCGGTTCCAATTCATGTTACTATGACGGCAGCAGAATAGCAAGGCACGTATCTCCGCTGGGCTATATACTTGGTGATGAAGGCAGCGGCACGGTACTTGGCAGGAAACTGCTGTCTGATGTACTTAAAAACCAGCTCCCGGAACAGGTGCGCGAGGCTTTCTACAAAAAATACAGGCTCGGGCCGGCAGAGATTCTGGAGAATGTCTACCGGAAGCCTTTCCCGAACAGGTTCATGGCCCGGTTCACCCATTTCCTGGCAGAGCACAAAGAAGACCCGGCAGTGTACCGGCTCATCATCGAAAGTTTTACTGAGTTTTTCAACCGCAACATCAGGCAGTACCCCGAGGCAGAAACCATGGCGGTCAACGTTACGGGCAGCATAGGATGGCACTTCAGGGATATCCTGGCCCGGGCGGCAGGTGAAGCCGGTTTTTCAACCGGCATTATCACGAGGGAGCCGATGGAGGGCCTGCTGGATTACCATAAAGGAAACAAAACCTGA
- the murQ gene encoding N-acetylmuramic acid 6-phosphate etherase, producing the protein MDEREDEDLRKIITEQPSRYQNLEKMSVRELVEGINREDGLVHKAVRKALPQIERLIGEILPRMEQGGRVFYIGSGTSGRLGVLDASELPPTFGVPGNMVIGLISGGDVALRKAVEKAEDDPEQAWEDMKRFEINRHDTVIGIAASGTTPYVVGGLQRARHEGLLTGCITCNPGSPVTEAAEIAVEAVVGPEFLTGSTRMKAGTAQKMILNMITTSLMIKLGKVKGNRMINMQLTNNKLVRRGTRMIMEEINLDADQARDLLLKHGSVRLAIEAWNRENG; encoded by the coding sequence ATGGACGAAAGAGAGGACGAGGATCTCAGAAAAATCATTACCGAACAGCCCTCCAGGTACCAGAACCTGGAAAAGATGTCGGTCCGGGAACTTGTCGAGGGTATCAACCGGGAGGATGGACTGGTGCATAAAGCTGTCAGAAAAGCTCTTCCCCAGATAGAGAGGCTTATCGGCGAGATACTGCCCAGGATGGAACAGGGAGGCAGGGTATTCTATATAGGATCGGGAACCAGCGGCAGGCTGGGAGTGCTTGATGCCTCAGAGCTGCCTCCTACATTCGGGGTGCCCGGCAACATGGTTATAGGGCTTATCTCGGGTGGCGACGTTGCCCTGCGAAAAGCAGTGGAAAAGGCAGAGGATGATCCCGAACAGGCATGGGAAGACATGAAAAGGTTCGAGATAAACCGGCACGACACGGTTATTGGTATTGCCGCTTCGGGTACCACTCCCTATGTGGTTGGTGGACTTCAACGGGCAAGGCATGAAGGACTTCTTACCGGTTGCATAACATGCAATCCCGGTTCTCCCGTAACGGAGGCGGCTGAAATAGCTGTTGAGGCTGTCGTGGGTCCTGAATTCCTTACCGGCAGCACCAGAATGAAAGCAGGTACAGCCCAGAAGATGATACTGAATATGATAACCACCTCACTCATGATCAAGCTTGGTAAGGTTAAAGGGAACAGGATGATCAACATGCAGCTTACAAACAACAAGCTGGTCCGGCGCGGCACAAGGATGATCATGGAAGAGATCAATCTGGATGCCGACCAGGCCAGGGATTTGCTTCTGAAGCACGGAAGCGTTAGGCTGGCAATAGAAGCATGGAACAGGGAAAACGGTTGA
- a CDS encoding 3-deoxy-7-phosphoheptulonate synthase, with amino-acid sequence MPKLNGITDKRVRYYRMLPRPAEFVRAMPLGDTGRKVVERSRQEITAIIKGEDKRKLLITGPCSIHDAGQAGELGCRIAEMAKEVSDQFLVVGRFYFEKPRTVDGWKGLVYDPHINNSWDIEKGLELARKVLIHAVSECGLPAATEFLNPFTPQYYSDLASWTAVGARTSETQLYREMMSGLSMPVGYKNSTRGDIDTAVNSLIALRNETCFIGIDQDGNASIVATTGNDTGHLVLRGGARPNYRKDSVMHALEVMKERGLSNGLVIDCSHGNTGGDYRKQHLVFDDVIEQICSGNEKIAGIMTETNLAGGRQSLRKDLTGFDRSTLKYGVSITDACLGFDETRELVLRSADKLRKRRTE; translated from the coding sequence ATGCCAAAGCTGAACGGAATAACCGACAAGCGGGTCAGGTATTACAGGATGCTGCCCAGACCGGCTGAATTTGTAAGAGCCATGCCATTGGGCGATACCGGTAGAAAGGTTGTTGAAAGATCAAGGCAGGAGATCACTGCCATTATAAAGGGAGAGGATAAAAGAAAACTGCTTATCACAGGCCCCTGTTCGATTCATGATGCCGGCCAGGCAGGTGAGCTTGGCTGCAGGATAGCGGAAATGGCAAAGGAGGTAAGCGACCAGTTCCTTGTTGTAGGCCGTTTTTACTTTGAAAAGCCCCGGACCGTGGATGGCTGGAAAGGACTGGTCTATGATCCGCACATAAATAATTCCTGGGACATAGAGAAGGGTCTCGAACTTGCCAGGAAGGTTCTTATACATGCCGTTTCTGAGTGCGGGCTCCCTGCAGCGACTGAATTTCTGAACCCCTTCACCCCTCAGTACTATTCGGACCTTGCCTCCTGGACGGCTGTGGGGGCGCGTACCAGTGAGACACAGCTCTACAGGGAGATGATGTCGGGACTCTCGATGCCGGTTGGCTACAAGAACAGCACCCGTGGTGATATAGACACCGCTGTAAACTCACTTATTGCACTGAGGAATGAAACCTGCTTCATAGGGATAGATCAGGACGGTAATGCCAGTATCGTGGCCACCACGGGAAATGATACGGGTCACCTTGTTTTGCGGGGAGGCGCCAGGCCTAATTACCGGAAGGATAGTGTTATGCATGCTCTTGAGGTTATGAAAGAGAGAGGCCTGTCCAACGGGTTGGTGATAGACTGCAGTCACGGAAACACTGGAGGGGATTACCGTAAGCAGCACCTGGTCTTTGATGATGTAATTGAACAGATATGCAGTGGCAACGAGAAGATAGCGGGAATAATGACGGAGACAAACCTGGCCGGAGGCCGGCAGTCCCTCCGGAAGGATCTTACCGGCTTTGACAGGTCAACTCTCAAATACGGGGTTTCCATTACCGATGCCTGTCTTGGTTTTGATGAGACCCGTGAGCTGGTGCTGAGGAGTGCAGATAAACTGCGGAAGAGAAGAACAGAGTGA
- a CDS encoding PAS domain S-box protein, which translates to MYFNLYSIPVFAAALIMLSLALLIRNHVNTPSERWFVRLMLAGTVYSLFYALELCSYEAEFARWFYRLEYAGIPFVPAMLILFSLSFTRKEEVRELYLLLPILGIPSVTFLLAFTHGYHDLFITGGEIDHSALFPVFVFQPGIWYWVHQGYALTAIITSILLMARMWFLSAPAFRKQVSIVLLGILLPFAVFIAYMLELTPRGLDPMPFSFAMTGMVIFAGIFRFRLFNLTPIARNILFDNIPDGVVVIDKDGRLVDYNRSAAALLQIEPEHVGKSRGTVFSGWPEIEARLSAGDLDFEVSRITRERALFLSCRLIPLKDDRGAGRGDMLILHDVSARKKAEIERQESEDKFGIIFENAPLGLMYYDIDGLLEVCNDYFVSLMGSSQERLTGLNIKKLPDKRIVAAVKKSLDGKRAVFQGRYTSVTGGRTVYVRAIFEPVFSDKGRVEGGMCIVEDITERKVAEGKIKKANRELKKINAEKDRFFSILAHDLRSPFSSFLGYTDILHDSIGTMSADMLQTIVSSMKESANNLYGLLENLLQWSRIQQGLTDYYPENLNVRERILDCVEPLLSFANSKAIDVSYDLPVDIAVTGDRKMFDTVARNLFTNAVKFTPRHGSVGISASNTGEGYVEICFSDTGIGMEKEMSANLFRLDVKTSRKGTEGEPSTGLGLILCHEFMSRQGGTIRVESREGEGSRFYMQFRKSTSGVGN; encoded by the coding sequence ATGTATTTTAACCTGTATTCTATACCTGTGTTCGCGGCAGCATTGATAATGTTGTCACTTGCACTGCTTATAAGGAACCATGTAAATACCCCTTCTGAAAGATGGTTTGTCCGGCTGATGCTGGCAGGTACAGTTTATTCCCTTTTCTATGCTCTCGAGCTTTGCTCGTATGAAGCTGAATTTGCGCGTTGGTTTTACAGGCTGGAGTATGCAGGGATACCTTTCGTGCCTGCAATGCTTATTCTGTTTTCGCTGAGCTTTACCCGCAAAGAGGAGGTCAGGGAACTCTACCTGTTGTTGCCCATACTGGGTATTCCCTCTGTTACATTCCTTCTAGCATTTACACACGGGTATCACGATCTGTTCATAACCGGCGGGGAGATTGACCATTCGGCCCTTTTCCCGGTATTTGTATTCCAGCCGGGGATTTGGTACTGGGTTCACCAGGGGTATGCGCTGACTGCTATCATAACGTCAATATTGCTGATGGCCAGGATGTGGTTTTTATCTGCTCCCGCTTTCAGGAAGCAGGTGAGCATTGTGTTGCTGGGGATCCTCCTGCCTTTTGCAGTTTTTATAGCATATATGCTGGAGTTGACACCCCGCGGACTAGATCCTATGCCTTTTTCGTTTGCAATGACCGGGATGGTGATATTTGCCGGTATTTTCCGGTTCCGGCTGTTTAACCTCACCCCGATTGCAAGGAATATACTGTTTGATAATATTCCCGATGGCGTTGTTGTGATTGACAAGGATGGAAGGTTGGTGGATTACAACAGGTCAGCTGCTGCATTGCTTCAAATTGAACCGGAACATGTAGGGAAATCGAGAGGCACCGTATTTTCTGGCTGGCCCGAAATAGAAGCACGCTTATCTGCCGGGGATCTGGATTTCGAAGTATCCAGGATAACCCGGGAAAGGGCCCTGTTTCTGAGTTGCAGACTTATACCGCTGAAGGATGACAGGGGCGCAGGAAGAGGCGATATGCTAATTCTGCATGATGTGTCGGCACGGAAAAAGGCTGAGATTGAAAGGCAGGAGAGTGAGGATAAGTTCGGGATCATATTTGAAAATGCGCCGCTCGGACTGATGTACTATGATATTGACGGGCTTCTTGAAGTATGCAATGATTATTTTGTCAGCCTGATGGGCTCGAGCCAGGAGAGGCTGACAGGGCTGAACATTAAAAAATTGCCGGATAAAAGAATTGTTGCTGCCGTTAAGAAATCACTCGATGGAAAACGGGCTGTTTTCCAGGGCCGGTACACTTCGGTAACGGGGGGACGGACAGTGTACGTACGGGCCATATTCGAGCCGGTATTTTCAGATAAGGGCAGGGTAGAGGGAGGTATGTGCATAGTTGAGGATATTACAGAACGGAAGGTGGCAGAGGGCAAAATAAAGAAAGCCAACAGGGAGCTTAAAAAGATAAACGCCGAAAAGGACAGGTTCTTTTCCATACTTGCACATGATCTTCGCAGCCCCTTCAGCTCGTTCCTCGGTTACACCGACATATTGCATGACAGTATCGGCACCATGTCGGCCGATATGCTTCAAACTATAGTCTCAAGCATGAAGGAGTCTGCCAACAATCTTTACGGCCTGCTTGAAAACCTGTTACAGTGGTCACGCATCCAGCAGGGGTTGACCGATTATTATCCGGAGAATCTTAACGTAAGGGAGAGGATACTGGACTGCGTGGAGCCTCTCCTCTCGTTTGCCAACAGTAAAGCAATTGATGTGAGCTATGACCTGCCCGTTGATATTGCAGTTACAGGAGACCGTAAGATGTTTGATACCGTGGCCAGGAACCTTTTTACCAATGCCGTCAAGTTTACTCCCCGTCATGGTTCGGTGGGTATTTCTGCCTCAAACACCGGTGAGGGTTACGTCGAAATATGCTTCAGTGATACGGGTATAGGCATGGAGAAGGAGATGTCGGCCAATCTCTTCAGGCTGGATGTGAAAACTTCAAGAAAAGGTACTGAAGGTGAGCCCAGTACCGGACTGGGACTTATACTCTGCCATGAGTTTATGAGTCGCCAGGGCGGCACAATCAGGGTCGAAAGCCGTGAAGGCGAAGGGAGCAGATTTTATATGCAATTCAGGAAATCAACCTCCGGGGTCGGCAATTAA